AACCGATCACAGGATTATTGCTCTCCAATACATTCAGACTGGGCATTGTCGGATTAACAAAGACCCTTGCACAGGAATATGCTTCCCACAATATTCTGATCAACACGCTAGCTCCCGGCAGGATAGCGACAGACCGGGTAGCCTATCTTGATGAAGCCTCAGCTGAAAGGCAGGGAATTACGGCTGAGGAAATGACGGAAAAAAATAAAGCGATGATTCCTTTAGGAAGATACGGAGAACCGGAGGAATTTGCAAACTATGCGGTGTTCCTGCTGTCTGCCGCCAATACATATGTAACGGGACAAACCCTGCTGGTTGATGGCGGTATGGTAAAATCCGTTTAATAACATGTTCTAAAAGAGAGGAAGAGACGATGACTGAAACGGTTGCATTTATTGGTACAGGTGTAATGGGGAAAAATATGGCGGGTCATTTAATGGATAAAGGCTATAAGCTGACCGTTTATACAAGAACAAAAGAGAAGGCGGAAGAGCTTCTTAATGAAGGGGCAATTTGGGCAGAGACAATAGAAGAGGCCGTGAGAGATGCTGATTTTGTTATAACGATGGTTGGCTACCCACATGATGTGGAGAATATCTACCTTGGGGAAAACGGAATTGTTCAATCAGCCAAAAAAGGAGCGCATCTGATTGATATGACCACTTCCAAGCCTTCTTTAGCAAAAACAATTGCTGCTGCAGCCTACGAAAAAGGGCTGTATGCTATGGATGCCCCCGTATCCGGAGGAGATGTGGGAGCGAAAGAAGCAAGACTTGCGATTATGGCTGGCGGAGATAAACAAGCTTTTGAAAAATGTCTGCCTCTTTTTGAAGCAATGGGGAACAATATTGTGTATCAGGGGGATGCAGGATCAGGGCAGCATACAAAGATGAGCAACCAGATTGCGATTGCTGCCGGAATGATTGCGGTTTGCGAAGCTGTTTCATATGCGGAAAAATCAGGACTTGATCCCGAGAATGTATTGAAAAGCATTTCTACAGGGGCAGCTGGAAGCTGGTCTCTCACCAATTTGGCTCCTCGCATGCTTCATGGCAATTTTGAACCTGGATTTTACGTTAAGCATTTTATAAAGGATATGAGAATCGCCAAAGAAGAATCCGAGCTATTTGGAATGAAGTCACCAGGACTTGATCTGGCTCTTTCTCTATATGAGAAGCTTGAAGCACTGGGAGAAGAAAATAGCGGGACACATGCCCTTTATAAGCTTTGGAAACAGGAACATTTAACATAAAAAAGACAGCCGCTTAAAAGCGGCTGTCTATTCATCTCAAACTCTATTATTTACCGATGAACTGCTGAGTCCAGTAGTTGCCTTCTTCAACATGTCCGACACCAATGTGAGTGAATTCAGGATTCATGATGTTTTTGCGGTGTCCTTCACTGTCCATCCAAGCTTGTACAACTTCTTCTGGAGATTTTTGGCCCATAGCGATGTTTTCACCAGCAGTTTGGTACTCAACGCCGAATTTTTTCATCATATCAAACGGAGATCCGTAAGTTGGGCTGTTGTGATCAAAATAGTTGTTCTTTTGCATATCTGCAGATTTTTCTTTTGCTACTTTGCTTAAGTTTTCATCAACTGCAAGCGGTTTAAGACCTTGCTTTTCACGCTCTTTGTTCGTTAGTTCAACAACTTGCTGTTCGAATTCGCTTAGGGCGCCGGATTTAGCTGTTTCTTGCTTAGGCTGCTCAGAAGCTTGTTCTTTTGCAGGTGCTTGCTGCTGTCCTTGAGCCGGAGCCTGGGCTTCTTGCTTAGGCTGAGCTTGCTCACCTTGAACTGGTGCTGCTTCTTGTTTCGGCTGAGCTTGCTCAGGTGCTTGCTTCTGTTCAGGCTGCTGTCCAGCAGGGCATGGCTGACCTTGGCTGTTCTGTGCTTGCTCTTGTCCTTGGCCTTGCTGAGCTTGCTGTCCTTGAGCTGCTTGCGCTTGTTTTCCAAGAAGCTGCTGAACTTGTTCTTGAATTTGTTTTTGGCTGCCGTTGCCTTCAGCTGCTTGCTGAACTTGCTCTGGGCTGATATTGAATTTCTCGCTTAGCTGCGTCACTTTTGCCTGTACGTTCTGTTGAGAAAGCTCCTGTGCGCTTGCTGGGTTACCTCCAGCGAAAGTTGCAAATCCTGCCGCTGCTGCGACTGATATAATGAAAGATTTCTTAGTAGTGTTTTTCATAAGATAAAGCCCTCCTAAAAAATATGTGTTTTTGTTTTTCTGTGCTGCTCTCTTGCACAAACTCATCATAACACGCTAGATTCGTAATATAAGAACCACCGTTTTCCATTGACATGGCACGCTTTGAAACAGTATTTTCCTTTTCTCGCAAACTCTTATTTTATAAGGGATCAGAGAGCTTTCTTTATGTAAGTTAAGGATTTTTTGATAGTGTTTTTCTTCCATAAAATTCAATCGTTTGAAGTTATTTCATTGAATTTAATGTTGACACTAAAAATAGGCCGTTCGACATATGACAACTGTTACGTAAGTGTTACAATAGGAATGTTATTTTACAAAACTGCCCTTTATATAGAGATGAACGATGAAAGGAGTCAATACATTGACTGAGCAAGCTGCTAATTCCTCTGAGAATCGAAAGCTGAAAAGATCCCGCCACTTTCGAATCAACATTTTCTTCTTTGGTGTATTCCTGATATTTACTCTCCTCATTATTCGGCTTGGAGTTATTCAAATCGTAAAAGGGGAAGAGTATACAAAAGAAGTCTCTAGAACAGAAGCCAATATTTCTTCTTATCCCGCCCCGCGCGGTAAAATGTACGACCGGTATGGCCGTGTTGTCGTGGATAACGTTAGTGTACCTGCGATTACCTATACAGTAGAGAAAAGCACGAAGACTGCAGATAAACTGAAGACAGCTAAAAAACTGGCAGAATTTATTGAGGTAGAAGAAAAAGATCTTCAATATACGGCTGAACAAAAAAGCGAACGTGATATCCGTGATTATTGGCTTGCCGCAAATGAGGAAGAAGCTAAAACTCTTTTAACAAAGAAGGATTTGGAGAAAAGCGGCAATGAGCAATATAAGCTGCAGGTAGAACGGGTGCCCTCCAATGAAGTGGACGAGATCCGCAGGAATCCGGAAGAACTCGAAATGGCGGTGCTTTTCAAACGGTTTTCAGCAGGATACCAATATGAACCGCAAGTGATTAAATCACAGGCTCCCCCTAAAGATGAGGCGCCAAGTGCTAAAAATATGCTGACGAACGACGAAATGGCCAGAGTTTCTGAAAACATTGAATCCATGCCTGGAATCAATATCATAACGGACTGGAACCGGAATTATGTTTACGGTGATACACTCGGCAGCATTCTGGGCGGAGTCACGTCTTCCTCACAAGGAATTCTCCAGGAACGGAAGGCGTATTACCAGGCACGGGGTTATGCACGCAACGACCGTGTCGGTAAATCAAGACTGGAATATCAATATGAAGAATACTTAAATCCCCGCAAAGCAAAGGTTGAATACGTAACAGATAAAAACGGGAACACGATTTCCGAAAAAGTAGTCGATCCCGGAAGAAGAGGGCTGGATCTTCAGCTTACCTTTGATGCCGAACTGCAGAAGGAAGCAGAAAAAATCATTGAGGAAGAGCTGAAAAAAGTCGTGGCTGTCAGCCCATATGCTGATCGGGCATTTGCGGTCATGATGGATCCTTACCAAGGCGATATTATCGCGATGGCAGGAAAAGGGTATGACCGCTATAACTCGAAAAAATATTATGATTTTTCCTACGGAGCTTATACAACCCAATATGAAATGGGATCGGCAGTCAAAGGTGCGACAATTTTGGCAGGCTATCAAGAAGGATTGCAGCCTGGAACTTCATTCAATGACAGTGTGCCGATTTTGCTTAAAGGTGCCAAGCCGAAAAAATCGCTTCATCCTAGCGGCTGGGTAGATGACCGTGAAGCTCTTGAAGTAAGTTCCAACGTTTATATGTTCCGGACAGCAATGGAAATTGCCGATATTCCGTATGTACCGAACGGCAAATTTCCGGCTGGACCTGCTGCTTTGCAGAAGTTCAGGAATTTGAATGACCAGTTCGGACTGGGAGTGCCAACAGGCATTGATTTACCGGGAGAGGCACATGGACAGCGTTCCCATCCCGATACAGTTGGGGGATTGCTGCTGGACGTTGCGATTGGCCAGTACGACACGTATACACCTTTACAAATGGCACAATATATTTCTGTTATAGCTAATGGCGGCTACCGTA
The Metabacillus sp. FJAT-52054 genome window above contains:
- a CDS encoding NAD(P)-dependent oxidoreductase — encoded protein: MTETVAFIGTGVMGKNMAGHLMDKGYKLTVYTRTKEKAEELLNEGAIWAETIEEAVRDADFVITMVGYPHDVENIYLGENGIVQSAKKGAHLIDMTTSKPSLAKTIAAAAYEKGLYAMDAPVSGGDVGAKEARLAIMAGGDKQAFEKCLPLFEAMGNNIVYQGDAGSGQHTKMSNQIAIAAGMIAVCEAVSYAEKSGLDPENVLKSISTGAAGSWSLTNLAPRMLHGNFEPGFYVKHFIKDMRIAKEESELFGMKSPGLDLALSLYEKLEALGEENSGTHALYKLWKQEHLT
- a CDS encoding CAP domain-containing protein; this encodes MKNTTKKSFIISVAAAAGFATFAGGNPASAQELSQQNVQAKVTQLSEKFNISPEQVQQAAEGNGSQKQIQEQVQQLLGKQAQAAQGQQAQQGQGQEQAQNSQGQPCPAGQQPEQKQAPEQAQPKQEAAPVQGEQAQPKQEAQAPAQGQQQAPAKEQASEQPKQETAKSGALSEFEQQVVELTNKEREKQGLKPLAVDENLSKVAKEKSADMQKNNYFDHNSPTYGSPFDMMKKFGVEYQTAGENIAMGQKSPEEVVQAWMDSEGHRKNIMNPEFTHIGVGHVEEGNYWTQQFIGK
- a CDS encoding penicillin-binding protein 2, which codes for MTEQAANSSENRKLKRSRHFRINIFFFGVFLIFTLLIIRLGVIQIVKGEEYTKEVSRTEANISSYPAPRGKMYDRYGRVVVDNVSVPAITYTVEKSTKTADKLKTAKKLAEFIEVEEKDLQYTAEQKSERDIRDYWLAANEEEAKTLLTKKDLEKSGNEQYKLQVERVPSNEVDEIRRNPEELEMAVLFKRFSAGYQYEPQVIKSQAPPKDEAPSAKNMLTNDEMARVSENIESMPGINIITDWNRNYVYGDTLGSILGGVTSSSQGILQERKAYYQARGYARNDRVGKSRLEYQYEEYLNPRKAKVEYVTDKNGNTISEKVVDPGRRGLDLQLTFDAELQKEAEKIIEEELKKVVAVSPYADRAFAVMMDPYQGDIIAMAGKGYDRYNSKKYYDFSYGAYTTQYEMGSAVKGATILAGYQEGLQPGTSFNDSVPILLKGAKPKKSLHPSGWVDDREALEVSSNVYMFRTAMEIADIPYVPNGKFPAGPAALQKFRNLNDQFGLGVPTGIDLPGEAHGQRSHPDTVGGLLLDVAIGQYDTYTPLQMAQYISVIANGGYRIEPRVVKSIHEPVNENKLGPLVVEKEPEILNAINNTPNEIERIKAGMKLVTKGSRGTARAYFKGLDVAGKTGTTQSFYTNIQLGIKAKPVSNVTFVGYYPTDHPKVAFSVTVPGVREKSSATTASRVIADRLMKAYTELEKKYKGQENISQVKMEESKESELK